Below is a window of Dictyostelium discoideum AX4 chromosome 1 chromosome, whole genome shotgun sequence DNA.
tacaattttcaaaagaaaagacctatattgaaaatataaaaataaaaactttaataaaaaattctgaaaattctttattaatgTCATCAATAGtttcaccatcaccaccatcaccaccaccaaacaAATCATCACTAgaaataatatctttaattttatttgatgaaattaataaaatgaaatttacaaaaaaagaattatcatCAAGTGTTTAtactttaattgataatttaaataatttattatcatcaccatccaCTTTTATAATaacatcaattgaaaatattaagaAACTATTTGAaatgtttattaaatttacaacatttggtaaaaacaatttattagaaaatttttcattttttaaaattaaattctttggtgataatgaatcatttgatttaaaattgtttaaatcattttcaaatcaatcgataattgaattatttagaaatgatagaattgaaataattgaaaaactttgtaaagaaaataaattaataattaatcgAGATATATCACCTTATTATATTatgaaatcaattgaaatgtttaatttaatttataaatatgatAAAGAAAAGCATACTAATAATCCAATATTccaattacttttatttaattataaaattgcaaatcatttcaaacaaaattataataaccaTTATCAaacattaataaaatcaacaacaatcaataaaataccacaacaaacaaattttaaaaattggttcaattttcaaaattttaattttatttttgaaaattggtttgattttacaaatgaatttaaaattcaaattgccaattttgtttatttaaaaatttcaatcaGTAAAATTCCATTAACtgattatattaaatttattgaattcttcaataataaatcacTAGGTAATAgtgatttattttcaaatattccTTTTTACACAGGTTCAAATcaaattacaaatatttttaataataataatgaagatattGAATTGGATTTTACAACATTTGAACAAGTatcatatttaattaataaagaatattCCCACCAAACTCTAGTTGATTATTCAATCACACCACTACTTCAATCAAATGCTCAAATATATTGTACATATTATCTTAGAGGTGAATTAGATAAAATTATTCCCCCAAAAATGtcccaatttaaaaaagacaTCTCGCTAGTAATAAAAGAGattgtaaaaaaaagtgatattaaatcatttcaaTATATATTATCAACAAAAATCGATAAAGCACAAATTGGTGATTTTATTGACCGCGTTTTATCCTATTCACTCTTTTAtggtaattttatattatttcacAAATCTCTCAATCAAAAAGTAAAATTTCCAATTTCAGATGCATTCGAACATGGCCAAATTGAAACACTACTTTATTTTAagaatgaattaaattataaactaccaaataatgaaaaattatttgaaaatttaattaatgataataattgtttcttttataattattttaaaaatctttgtaaataaatacaaataaataaaaaaataaaaaaaaaaaataaaaaaaagattatctttttaaattttaaataattattacactgtatacattttttttattttttattttgttttattttgttttaatatatatataaatttgttttgttttgttttgttttaattaatttagaatAAACCAgaaacttttttcttttcagtTTTTTTCCAAGCTGGTAAAGCATCCCATTCAGCTCTACTACCAAGATGTTTTTCAAAATCTTCATCACTAAGATACATTTCTAAAACTGAACGATCAATTTCAGGAGGTGTattcttttcaattaatttttcaaatggtAAAACTTGATAATATTTCTTTAGTAGATTAACAGCATTCTTTGGTGATGCACCATCATCAAGTTCATCAGCACCATCAGCagtattatttgaagaaccattgctgttgttgttgttgttgttgctgttgttaaGTCTTAAAGAATCCCAACAATGGAAATAACAAGTGAAAGAAAGTGGTTCATCACCTTGAGTAATGAATAAAACATCATTTTCAGTTCTAGAATCAGCTAAATATTTTACATAATCAATTGCAATTTCCATACctctctttttttctttttcttgtgcTCTTAAACCTGACCAAACGAAAACATTCTTTCTATTATCCAATAGATAGACTTTACTTGGAGTTAAATCATATTGACTGAAACGATAGATTTCATCAGCTCTAATAATGGTACCAGTATTTACGATtgcaaataatttaatttgattttcccAATCAGTTGGTACATTTTGATAAACATAATCAAAGTTTGCATATTTACCATTTCCACCAattaatttccaaaattCGTCAGGTTCTGAACCTTCTTTAATGACTTTAATGATTGGAttagtttttgattttgaaatactATTTGAAAGTGAAGCTAATTTTGATGATTCCTCtttcaattgtttatttGAACCTTTAGATTCCCAAATAAAAGTTTGATTTGTTGAACAATTGGTAATGATGAAACAATCTCTACTATTTAAACAAGTTGAAGAAAGTTTACTGGTTTGTGAAGCAGTGATtgcatttgattttttaccAAAAACATGATACATTCtagtggtattattattgaattggTAAGTGGTTCTATCACCTTTATGAACAACCATTTTACCATTGAAAATCATATTGAAATGATTGGTTTCTCTACCTTGTCTTTCAGGATCTTGAGAACATTCACCACGAGCACTAGTTTCAATATAAAGATCTTTTGAGAGTAATGAAGATGAACCAACGTCTTGACGAGATGCATCAGCACCTTGCCAATAGTAAATTGCATATTTGAGTGCATTCCATTTGGTGTAGGTATATCTAATCaaataacaacaaccactAAAGAAATGACCATACTCTTCCTTTGGTAAAGGATAGgatttacaattttcaatATACCAAATCTCATACTCACCACTACCATCACTTTTGAGTACTTCTTCAGCTCTTTCAATTTCAACCATTTCTCTAACTTGGAATTGATTCATCTTTGCAGGTGATTTCTTTTCATAGGGAATTGAAACATCAAATACTCTCTTCTTACCAAAACCCATTCTTTGTAGGGAAACTTCATGTGAAAGATCTGGCCAATCAAAGAATTTCTCTCTAAATAATACAGTTTCACCACCTTCTGATAATACAACTGATTCAACCCATGATTGTCTATGTTGATTATTCTTTAAACGTTCTTGACATTTCTTATGGAATTGTTCCTTTAATGATTGATCGGAATTTCTACCTGACCATTCATAGAACTCACTAACAGTATCCAATACATAGAAACCATCAGACTCTAATAATTccattgataatgatttagtATCaatatgaattaattgatcttTATCAGTTAAATACTTCAATAGTGTGAATGATGATGCCCAATTTAATTCCGCTTCtaaatcatcaccaccatctgGATTAATAGTAGATTTATGTGATGAACCTCCACCAATAcgtttataaaataattcattttcatcacctTCAtccaatttaattattgtagCATGACCACCTCTTTCGTGAGATTTAATGATTTCTGCAATTGCAACTGCTTTGGCTTTCTTATTGGCAGTTGATTTTGAGCCATACCAAGTGAAAATGGTAGAATGTGAATTACTATCAACTGATTCACCACCaacatttgaattttcaataccACAATCTAAAACGAATGCATCCATTTTATTCAATGAATTTATTGAGATTTCAACCTCTTTGGTTAAAATTCTCTTTTTACCTTTACAATGAACTAATCTTGCTCTTAGGCCTGAATAAGTATCAATACTCtttttatgatttaaaaatttatttggatCTTGTTTCAATGTTGATGTGACTGATACAGATTGTGATCTACCTCTAACGAAATTTGGTGCTGCAGGTTCATCCTTTAAAACATTTGataaaagtttattattttcaatttccattttctttttttgtgcTTCCATTGCCAATGATGCCATTGACCCCATTATTCCACCGACTGCACCAGGTGGTAAtacaattttctttttagtAGTTGGAgatgattcattatttttattactttctaatgcttttgataataatgatggttgTTGATCACTACccacatcatcatcaccaccaccatttgaagttgaagttgaaCCTGGTGCTTTATGACTTTTACTTGGTGCTTGTCTACCTTTCATTTTAACTCTATCTTTAGTTAATGATGTTAAAGTTGATGTTGATCCatcactactactattatctTCAGTAACTTGTACtggtttctttttattttctaattgaCTTTGAAgttgtttttcaattgataatttaaattgatcAGTTATTGTGGATgattttgtttctttttcaatagattttgaaattttctcTCTTTCTAAACGATctctttcttctttttctgcAAATTCTCTttcttgttttaattttaattctttttctttttgttctttttctaattttaatttaaattctttttcttttttatctttttcttctttttcttttgtaaCTTTATCAGCcaattctttatcttttttctctttttctaatttatcAGCCAATTCTttctcttttctttctttttcttctttttcttttgcaAGTTTATCAGCCAATTCTTTATCttgtttctctttttctaatttatcAGCCAATTCTTTCtcttttctttgtttttcttctttttctttttgttcctTTTCAAGCTTATCAGCCAATTCTTTATCttgtttctctttttctaatttatcTGCTAattctttctcttttttctctttctctaaTTTATCagttaattctttttcaagtttttctttttcaagcTTTTCTGccaattctttttcttccaattcttttttctctttctctaaACGTTCTTTTTCAAGTTTTTCTGTTtctgctgctgctgctgctgctgctaattctttatcttttctttctttttcttctttttcttgtttctctttttcttctttttcttctttttcttctttttctttttgttcttttgCAAGTTTATCAGccaattctttttcttgtttttctttttctaatttttcaagtgattctttttcttgtttttctttttccaatttatcagccaattctttttcttgtttttctttttctaatttatcAGCCAATTCTTTCTCTTGAcgttctttttctaatttatcAGCCAATTCTTTCTCTTCTTTTTCCTTTTGTTCTTTTGCAAGTTTATCAGCCAATTCTTTCTCTTGacgttctttttcttctttttccttttgttctttttcaaGTTTATCAGCCaattctttctctttctctaaTTTCTCAGCCAACTCTTTTTCTTGAGATTCTTTTTCAAGTTTATCAGccaattctttttcttctttatcttttttttctttatctaaACGTTCCTTTTCAAGTTTATCAGccaattctttttcttctttttcttttttctccTTTTCAAGTTTATCAGCCAACTCTTTCTCTTGACGTTCTTTCTCTAATTTATCAGccaattctttttcttctttttcttttttatcagttaattctttttctattctctctttttcttctttttctaatttttcattttcttcttgttttaatttttcaattttttcagaatcttttttatctaaTAAATCTTGAAGTTTTCtttgttcttcttcttgttgtaatcttctttcttcttttcttttttcacgTTCTTCTctaattttttgttgttccaattctaattttttagCTTCCTCTTCCaattcttttcttcttttctCTCTTTCTTCTTTGGCTGAAATTGCTTGTgctgataataatgaagttgatgaatcaccaccactattCTCAGAGATTGAATaagatgatgttgatggtgataatgctatactactactaccacttgTGGGAGTTTTTGGCGATGTTATTCTATTTGCTTTATCAGACTCTAATTTCTCCATCTCTTCCTTTAGAATCTTTTCATCTTCCTCACGTTTCTTTCTTCTCTCTTCAcgttctttttgtttttttaatctttcttcttcatcttttttcTCTTGTTCCGCTGCTAATCTTTGTTGTTCTTCACGtgctttctttctttcttcaTTTCTTTTCTCTCTTTCTTGTGCTTCCTTTTCTAATTCTAAActttgttgttttaaatcctctaatcttttttttctttcttcatccattctttttttttttttttttttttactttttttattattattacaatattaaatatatatatttatataaatacaacaatttttactttattatatatatataataaaaataaatttaatggatttcaaaattttattttatattaaaaaataaaaataaaaataaaaataaaataaaaataaaattaaaagagtatccatataaaatttaaataatttgattagTATGttctttcaaaaattaaataataatttatgtaATTCAtctaaaacaattaatttttttgtttttatttttttttattcaattttatttttggttctgtttcatttttgtttttattttttttttttttttatttttgtaaaaattaaacaaatcttaccttttaaaatttaatgattttttttttttttctttaaatattaagatattaaaaaaaaatctaaccaaacaataattaaattcaattaatatatttatatagtaattagtaaaataatatattagtTGATTTcctaaaaatgattttttttctatttttaattaatgtgacaatgtttttttttattattgtttttttttttttattatatttatttatttttttttattttttattttttattttttattttatttatttattttttgagtgtttaattaaattttacaaattaacttacttgatattattattattattattatttttattacaataCAGTTAAAATATATGTTGTGATTTGTGTGTATGTGGTGGTATATGTTGAGTGTGTGTGAGTGTGGTGTGTGTATATTTAAGTTGTGGGTGaatgtatttatttatattgttaaatataatatgTGATATTTGAAACAATGAATGtccttttttatattttttatttttttatttttttttttgttttgttttatattctcttttatttttttttatttttatttatttttatttattgttatttttatgataactaataattggaaaaaaaaataaataaaatgaaggtaaaaaaaaaaaaaaaaaaaaataatctaaaaatacAACAATATATCTTTGTACTATCAcgttaattatttttaaatttttttttttatcttttgacaaacaaaacaaaataaaattaaaaaaaaaaataaaataaaaaaaaaaaaaaaaaacaaaaatgggCGAAAATTTCGAAAACCAGTGCAAACTGCCCAACACACAaccaaataaaatctttttttttttttttttttctttttttttattttcattttattttttattttttttttttttgatggttCAAGGTTTtcttattttcaaataaaaagtttgtttatcaaatcaaatcaatttgatttgaattttatttttatttttttatttttttttatttttttattttcatttttaaaatattttttttatttttattttatttttattttattttttttttttttacattaatGTAAGGATGGaattgaaatgaaaaatggATTATGAGCATTACAATTTTCTTTACAACAAGATGAAAATTCTTGATTACATTGAGGATCTAAAGTTGAAGTTTTCCTACCACTACATGGTACACATTGAAGTGGTGGTGGTCCCCAAATGTTTAAACAAGTTGAAACTTTTAATGTACCACAATATTGATTCGTTTGATTATTGTAACAATTAATCCTTGAAGGACATTCAAATTTTggtaaaaattctttaacaaTTCCCCAAACACTTTTCTCACCATTTATTTCATCACCCATTACAAATTGATTACTCTTTATGTAATCTTGATTTACAGGGAATCCATAGTCATCTAAAACACTACTTAAACCAAAACCACCAACTGGTATATGATTACATCTTGGTGATTGTGATCCAATGAATTTTAATCCTTTAAATCTTAATTCTAAATATCTATCATGATTCCAACAatcacaattattttttaataattctggTTTATTCgtatttggtttattttcaattttatcttcaaatttctataaaataataataataaaaaaaattattaataaataccaACCTTTGGTTCCTTTTAAAACCCAAAAATATGGGGGtgtgaatttttaaaaaaaaaaaaaaaaaaaaaaaaaaaaaaaaaaaaaaaaaaaaaataaaaatacatacattttcaattacccaattttcaattatattaaaatctaaaattaattgattaataattgatctaTCTAATAGCCAagataaaactttaaattcaatttcaccaTTAAAAGTgactttatttaattgatttggtaCTAAAAGTGATAAAGAGTTTTCATTTCTTatactttttcttttaagtGGTTTATCTAATAACCAATTATATTGTGGATGAGTTGTATGTAGAAAGAATGCAGTGGTAGcgaatttaattgatttatcttttttcattattgattttgaagCTTCAAAAAATTCGAAAAcatcttttgaaatttcaacatCCTCttcaaatataattaatgattGTAAATTTGGAAATAACTTTTCAACAGTGAATTTCATACCGTGtactaaatttttaaatgcaAAATATGCATTCCCATATGGTTGTTTACTTGATGATTCAGTTTCAATATGtgttattgatttaaataatttttgattttgattttggtttattttttcatttaaaatatcttccAATTGATTATACTCGTTATAATCGTTCATTGAAACTGATTGTGTTAATACTAAATGATATTCGTTAGAATGATTTGCACTAATTATACTATCTAAACATTTACTAAAATCATTCATTCTTTTGAAtgtcattattaatataactTTTACATCTTCACTTGAATCTataatttcttcatttttaaataatgattttggtgTAGTGTTTGATTTTACAatattaacaaaaataaatattaataaaaataatgaaaaaattttcatttgttaaTATTAACAAGAATGTGTTTTTCAAATTTcgatcatttttttttttttttttttttaaatttttttttatttttaatttttttttttcaccctactttttttttatctattaatttatttttattttatttatatttgccTACTTTTTATGATTTATCATTAGATTTcagattattttttatttatatatatatatattttttttatttattttatttttttttgagaataTATTCCATAATGTGtatattgttaattttttatgttggcaaaaattaaaaaatgtttgattatgaataatatattttcacCACACTTCAACACTCATAAAAAAAGACCCACAGTATGAGATAATTAAAAGACACATCGTTTTCTAATAAAAGTggggaaaaaaataataaaaaaaaataaaaaaatcatataatTATATGAAATATACAcacaatttgtttttattttttttttattttttttttttattattttttttattttttttcattttttttgtatttgtattttttttttatctttcttatttttttatttttatttttccacatatattattctttattttttgaagatTATGATTTCAGATACATTGGAAATCAATTTGTCAAAAACGGTAactatttttcaaataatattactttaaatgttgttattttttataattattaatattttttttttttttccaactgacaattttaatattaatttttttttttttttttttttttttgtaattcagTCCAAGATTTCGTTTAATTTAAGAATACCTTTTCATTTTGTAGTTGGATTGGGCCTTTGAAATGTAAGTTTTCtacttttttcaaataataaaaccttttttttaaatgaatttattttaatagtaatattatttttttttttatttcttcttttttgatttcttttttttttttttttttattttttaatagaaaaaattatttaacattatcatttatgattccaatttatttaaactttctcttttaaattcattttttatagattaaaaaaaaaaaaaaaaaaaaaaaaaaaaaatgaaaaataattattcattgctattactactattatttataaatatattttttatttcatttggtTCATCAATGAATCAAGTTACTTTGGATGAAACaacaaattatatttttcaatggGAATTGatagaaaatgatgaaattttaataatatgtaaatataaactcttttttttttttttttttttaatttagatttactaatttaatttttttattatttattttttaatttttatttttttaaaaaaaaaaagtatcagcaaatataaaaacatgGTTGGGTATTGGATGGggaaatgaaattaatggaATGAGTAATGCAGATTATGCAATTGGAATATTCGATAATAaaggtaatttaaatatgaGTGATATGGTAGTAACACCAActcaaaaaatgaataagCCAAGTTACGATACGAAAGTCGGTGGTacaaatgatattttaacATCATATGGTTATCAAACATCAGATTACACATATATAAAATTCACAAGAAAATTAGTAACTGGCGATTTAGTTGGTGATAGAGATTTATTTGTGGATGGAAGAATGACAACTTTAATTTGGGCAAGAGGTTCATCCCAAAATTTAACATATCACGGTCAAAATAATCGTggtgaaatttcaattgatctAAGTGGTGCTAATAAATCAGTTCaagtaaataatagtaaagaTGTGTATCTATATTGGCATATTTCATTAATGTTGGGCtcatttttagttttaatgcCATTTGGTATTTTCGTAGCAAGATATATGCGTCATTATCACTACTGGTTCCCATtacattatttattactaGGCACAGCATTCACATTCTCAATTGTTGCTTTCATTTTAGCATTTATGATGACATCAGATAGAAAATTCTCAAAACATCTATTACATGCCTGGTTTGGTTTATTTACAATCATTCTAATGTGTTTAGTTGTAATTGGTGGTGTTATGAGCCACTTGTTATGGAAACCTGATAGAAAGAAAACTCCAATATTTCCTGATATCATACATGCTTTTTTGGCAAGATTAACTTATTTAATAGCACTTGTATCAATTTGGACTGGTTTAAATACTTTTGAAATTCCAAaacaattttcaattgtattaGGTTTTGTTGTCTCTTTATTCTTTGGTTTAgttatatttttagaaatttacAGAAAAAGATACCCAAATTCAGTTGGTGACCAtggttttgataaaaaagaaattaaattacaagAAAGAAATAGTAGTACTGTTGATTCAAccataaatataaataattaatttttaattttctgaaaaaaaaaaaaaaaaaaaaaaaaaaaaaaaaaaaataataattagaattataaaaaaatattccatTGAGAATATCTcataagatatttttaatttttattttattttttttattcaaccACTAACACCATTTCCCCACcacaataaatattaaaaaaaaaaaaaaaaaaaaaaaaaaaaaaaaaaaaaaaaaaactcaattatttctattactTTCACACTTTAATagtaaatttatattttcaaaacagTAAACAGTTTCCATTAAAATCGTGGAGAcctaatatttaaatcaaaataggaaaatattattttttttgttaaaggtatgaaattcttttaaaaagttaataaaatatttttttttttattttttttatttttttttttggtacaGAAAATATACagaataaatattaatttccattttttttaaattacgaTTGGATattttggtatttttttttgaaaataaaaaagaaaaaaaaatcagaaaaatatcttaaaaaaaataaaaaatctaaaataatGAAGTGGAatgttttgaaaattttataattattttttatttcatttttttttttttttttttcatttatttttttttttttttaagatatagaatggaaataaatttattgaattggttattattaaaaggaAAAGAAGATTGGATACTTGAATATGTAAAGAGTTTAtcagataataatttacatataactttaaaatcactttattttcattgtaTATCTGAAATTGACTTAATTTCCTTTGATAAAAAGTATAGAAATTTActattaaaagatattgaaccaatttatttaaaatataataaaaattctcAAGAATTTATATATGGATGtgaaaattgtttaattaaaaataaaattaaagaaataaatcaaataaaagaaaatcaaaatttatttatcaaaCCATTAATTACTTgtttagaaataataaaaaataataaaagattattaataaaaaaagaaaatataaatttaatatttaatcaaCAGAGtggtgaattatttttaaatcaaatttggAGAAGTGATAGTATAaagaatgaaattattaattatttatcaatttttaaatatcacAGATTTAAAATGACATTTACatcaattaaacaaattcaaaaatataaatttaaagattatttAGATCATGtagaattatcattatcaaattcaagtTCAAATATAGATGGTGAATCtataaatgattatttagaatttcaattaccaaattcaattagaaaattacaaattaattgtaattatattgataataataatattctaCAAACTAATGATTACATTGAATATATTAGACCATCATCAATACCACCATCAGTTACATATTTAGAttttagtagtagtagtattggTAGTTGCACAAATTATCATGATaaccaaataattttaaataataaacaaacattaccaacaacaactacacatttaaattatgataccaattttata
It encodes the following:
- the vilC gene encoding hypothetical protein translates to MDEERKKRLEDLKQQSLELEKEAQEREKRNEERKKAREEQQRLAAEQEKKDEEERLKKQKEREERRKKREEDEKILKEEMEKLESDKANRITSPKTPTSGSSSIALSPSTSSYSISENSGGDSSTSLLSAQAISAKEEREKRRKELEEEAKKLELEQQKIREEREKRKEERRLQQEEEQRKLQDLLDKKDSEKIEKLKQEENEKLEKEEKERIEKELTDKKEKEEKELADKLEKERQEKELADKLEKEKKEKEEKELADKLEKERLDKEKKDKEEKELADKLEKESQEKELAEKLEKEKELADKLEKEQKEKEEKERQEKELADKLAKEQKEKEEKELADKLEKERQEKELADKLEKEKQEKELADKLEKEKQEKESLEKLEKEKQEKELADKLAKEQKEKEEKEEKEEKEKQEKEEKERKDKELAAAAAAAETEKLEKERLEKEKKELEEKELAEKLEKEKLEKELTDKLEKEKKEKELADKLEKEKQDKELADKLEKEQKEKEEKQRKEKELADKLEKEKQDKELADKLAKEKEEKERKEKELADKLEKEKKDKELADKVTKEKEEKDKKEKEFKLKLEKEQKEKELKLKQEREFAEKEERDRLEREKISKSIEKETKSSTITDQFKLSIEKQLQSQLENKKKPVQVTEDNSSSDGSTSTLTSLTKDRVKMKGRQAPSKSHKAPGSTSTSNGGGDDDVGSDQQPSLLSKALESNKNNESSPTTKKKIVLPPGAVGGIMGSMASLAMEAQKKKMEIENNKLLSNVLKDEPAAPNFVRGRSQSVSVTSTLKQDPNKFLNHKKSIDTYSGLRARLVHCKGKKRILTKEVEISINSLNKMDAFVLDCGIENSNVGGESVDSNSHSTIFTWYGSKSTANKKAKAVAIAEIIKSHERGGHATIIKLDEGDENELFYKRIGGGSSHKSTINPDGGDDLEAELNWASSFTLLKYLTDKDQLIHIDTKSLSMELLESDGFYVLDTVSEFYEWSGRNSDQSLKEQFHKKCQERLKNNQHRQSWVESVVLSEGGETVLFREKFFDWPDLSHEVSLQRMGFGKKRVFDVSIPYEKKSPAKMNQFQVREMVEIERAEEVLKSDGSGEYEIWYIENCKSYPLPKEEYGHFFSGCCYLIRYTYTKWNALKYAIYYWQGADASRQDVGSSSLLSKDLYIETSARGECSQDPERQGRETNHFNMIFNGKMVVHKGDRTTYQFNNNTTRMYHVFGKKSNAITASQTSKLSSTCLNSRDCFIITNCSTNQTFIWESKGSNKQLKEESSKLASLSNSISKSKTNPIIKVIKEGSEPDEFWKLIGGNGKYANFDYVYQNVPTDWENQIKLFAIVNTGTIIRADEIYRFSQYDLTPSKVYLLDNRKNVFVWSGLRAQEKEKKRGMEIAIDYVKYLADSRTENDVLFITQGDEPLSFTCYFHCWDSLRLNNSNNNNNNSNGSSNNTADGADELDDGASPKNAVNLLKKYYQVLPFEKLIEKNTPPEIDRSVLEMYLSDEDFEKHLGSRAEWDALPAWKKTEKKKVSGLF
- a CDS encoding DOMON domain-containing protein → MKNNYSLLLLLLFINIFFISFGSSMNQVTLDETTNYIFQWELIENDEILIILSANIKTWLGIGWGNEINGMSNADYAIGIFDNKGNLNMSDMVVTPTQKMNKPSYDTKVGGTNDILTSYGYQTSDYTYIKFTRKLVTGDLVGDRDLFVDGRMTTLIWARGSSQNLTYHGQNNRGEISIDLSGANKSVQVNNSKDVYLYWHISLMLGSFLVLMPFGIFVARYMRHYHYWFPLHYLLLGTAFTFSIVAFILAFMMTSDRKFSKHLLHAWFGLFTIILMCLVVIGGVMSHLLWKPDRKKTPIFPDIIHAFLARLTYLIALVSIWTGLNTFEIPKQFSIVLGFVVSLFFGLVIFLEIYRKRYPNSVGDHGFDKKEIKLQERNSSTVDSTININN